Proteins encoded within one genomic window of Tamandua tetradactyla isolate mTamTet1 chromosome 11, mTamTet1.pri, whole genome shotgun sequence:
- the LOC143650301 gene encoding transport and Golgi organization protein 1 homolog, translating into MGSLGLLFWLLLVQSSWSMLGHPNASVSYIFRTFPVDLIQEGYEHLTEKVDFLTNDHFQIGPDICGFPLVAVNVAVFLGIISIILFLRICIPDVGHRLYSGTVLQVEEEISEAMKEHKIIREKLSEYKDKIIRLKDDVGELRRVKISLLEELNSYKANRAVPMFQYGLRGLVPNHCTLEEYIKEVQAERDALRSEIRALEEESKRLAVNIEKLRMYLSE; encoded by the exons ATGGGGTCTCTGGGGCTCCTCTTTTGGCTCCTCCTGGTCCAGTCATCCTGGTCAATGTTGGGTCACCCAAACGCCAGT GTTAGctatatttttagaacttttccAGTGGATTTAATCCAAGAAGGTTATGAACATCTTACTGAAAAAGTAGACTTCTTGACTAAT GACCATTTTCAAATTGGACCCGATATTTGTGGATTTCCACTGGTGGCTGTCAATGTTGCGGTCTTCTTGGGAATTATTTCCATTATCCTTTTCTTAAGGATATGTATTCCAGAT GTGGGGCATAGATTATATTCAG GGACAGTTTTACAAGTCGAAGAAGAAATCTCAGAGGCTATGAAGGAACACaaaataatcagagaaaaatTATCTGAATACAAAGATAAG atcatcAGACTGAAGGATGATGTGGGAGAACTCCGCAGAGTAAAAATCAGTCTCTTGGAAGAACTGAATTCATACAAG GCAAATCGTGCAGTGCCAATGTTCCAATACGGCCTGCGAGGCTTGGTCCCCAACCACTGCACCCTGGAAG aatatattaaagAAGTGCAAGCTGAACGTGATGCATTGCGCTCCGAGATCAGGGCATTAGAAGAGGAAAGCAAAAGGCTGGCAGTAAACATAGAGAAGCTCCGAATGTACCTGTCAGAGTAA
- the LOC143650303 gene encoding uncharacterized protein LOC143650303: MYCMVFLMLYVQARLSGRWARLLRPTGQFFLVTFALYVGYTRVSDHKHHWSDVLTGLLQGALVAGLTVRYISDFFKVRPPQCCLEGEEVERKPSLSLTLTLGDTDATTTDTPCPPPECGTPWAAEPGSRWPSDGPPPDGPPDGPPDGRMDGLTAWEAPPGGSPRMDPRMELQSWCTWVGAGWVVEWVPSSYFPCTDQGFWGCLRRP; encoded by the exons ATGTACTGCATGGTCTTCCTGATG CTCTATGTGCAGGCGCGGCTCAGCGGGCGGTGGGCGCGGCTGCTGCGCCCCACGGGGCAGTTCTTCTTGGTCACCTTTGCCCTCTACGTGGGCTACACCCGCGTGTCCGACCACAAACACCACTGGAGCGACGTCCTCACTGGGCTCCTGCAGGGGGCGCTGGTGGCCGGCCTCACC GTCCGCTACATCTCTGACTTCTTCAAAGTCCGGCCCCCGCAGTGCTGCCTGGAGGGGGAGGAGGTGGAACGGAAGCCCAGCCTGTCCCTGACGCTGACCCTCGGCGACACTGACGCAACCACTACGGATACCCCGTGTCCTCCGCCTGAGTGCGGGACCCCCTGGGCGGCCGAGCCTGGCAGTAGATGGCCCTCCGATGGCCCACCCCCAGATGGACCCCCGGATGGACCCCCGGATGGACGCATGGATGGACTCACGGCCTGGGAGGCCCCCCCGGGTGGATCCCCACGGATGGACCCCCGGATGGAACTGCAGTCATGGTGCAcctgggtgggggcggggtgggtggTGGAGTGGGTCCCCTCCTCCTACTTCCCATGCACGGACCAGGGTTTCTGGGGGTGCCTGCGGCGGCCCTGA